AAAAATAGTAAAAATCAAAAGTTGGAGCCATAAGCTATGGATAAAAAGTGAGACCACCGCAACCAAGAGAGCGGCTATGCCTATCAAAGCGATAAAAAAACCTGCGGTAAAAATCTCAAGAATAAGAAGAATAACCCCTACAATCACCCATGCATACCAGCTCATAGCTTACTCCTTTTTTTTATAGGCGATAAATTATAGATGGTTTTTCTTTTTCTGTCAACATTTTGGTATCAGGAAAAGCAGAAACTGATCCACCTCTCAATTCCAAACAAAAAAATATTTTCTTAAAATAGCATTTTTACTTGACAAAAAATAATGCTGGGTTTATAATTTAACTAAACAGTTAGTTTAAGTAAACGATAAGTTAATGGAGGAAGTATGGGAAAAGCGCCTCTTGCTCCCAAAGAAAAAATACTCCAAACAGCTGTGGAACTCTTTGCCAAAAAAGGTTTTGATGGGACTTCGGTAGACGAGATTGCCCATCTTGCTCAGGTCAACAAGGCAATGATCTATTATTACTTTTCCAGTAAAGATGAACTTCTCTCATTTATTATTCGAAAAAGTATTCACGACTTTAATAGCATTATCGATAGAATGGATCTGAAAAGCTGTCATACTCTCCTGGAAATGATACGGAGATTTGTTTCTGCAGGTATCCAATACATAGACGAAAACACCCAGCTTATCAAAATCTTTCAACGAGAGAGCATGAATAGTCAATCTCGGTGGGAGTTAAGCATCATTCACACGATTGGTACCATATTCGAACGAGTAGAACAGATTATTCGTCAACGATACCAAAACATTTGTGACATTGGTATGGTTGAACAAATTATTGTGATCAATCTTATCATAGGCTATCTCAATATCCGGGATAAACTCTCCAGCGAAGAAAGTCATGACCAGGAGATCAAAGAGATAGTAAAAGAACGATATATAGAAAAAGTCAGTCAAATGATCTATAGTATGATATCTCAAGGAGAGGGAAAAAACCATGAGTAAACTCTGGCGATGGATAATTCTTCATCCAGGCTGGATGATTGGGATATCTTTGTTGTTGTTTACGGTTTTGGCGATGGGTATAGCGAAGGTTTATCTGGATAACGATATTCTCCACTGGTTTTCTCCTCAGAGTAAGATTGGAAATCTCAACTACCATGTAAACGAAATATTTGAAAACAGTAATCCTCTTATAATCATGCTCGAGCTTCCCTCCCCTGTTCTTTTGAAAGAAAACCTGGTACATATTCGAGAACTTTCCTTGTTAGGCAAACAAGAGGAAGGTATCTCAAGTGTATACAGTATCACCGAAATTGAAGATATTCAGGGGAGTGAAGATGAAATGATAATTTCACGTCTTTTCCCGGACGACATACTCTCTATGCCCTCCTATGATACAACTACCAACATCATCTTAAGTCGGGAAAGTTTTCGGAGCCTACTCTCGAAAGATGGGTATGCAACAGCAATTATTCTTGCGATTGAACCTTCAGTTCGTGCTGATATTGTATCGCGGCGTGTCAAAAAACTTGTCAATGACTATCTTGCCAACCATTGCCCGGATTGGAAGATCTATCATGGTGGTACCCCGAACATGCTCAACTCTATCTCTCAAATGGTGATAAAAGATCTTTCTTTTCTTGTTCCTCTGGTGAGTGTGGTTGTGTTGGTTGTTCTCCTGGTATCCTTTCGCAGTCTCAAGGGAACATTTCTCCCTCTTTCCACAGTTCTTATAGCCACAGGCTCAGCCATGGGAATCATGGGTTATCTTGGAATGCCTCTTACGACTTTTGGTGTTGCTATCCCTGTTGTTTTGATCGCTGTGGGAAATGCTTATGGGATCCATGTAGTAAACGAATATTATGAAAAAGTTAGGATTTTACCACCGTCTGAGGCTTTGTATGAAGCTTTACGACGGACATTTCTTCCTGTTTTGATGAGTGCGATTACTACTTTTGGAGGATTTCTCTCTATAGCCTTTGCAAATGAGATGCTTGCAGCTAAGAATTTTGGTATAATTTCGGCGTTTGGGGTTCTTTTATCCTTGATATTTACTTTTCTCTGGCTACCAGCATGGATATGTATTTTCCCTAAAGGAAAGGCAAATCTTGGTAATTTAAACCATGAGAACGAAGAAGGCATTTTTTCGAGTGTGGCCGAGTTGGTTTTTCGGTATCGTATTCCTGTTCTTGGCATCTTTATTGTTATAGGTATCGTTGCTCTGTACTTTCTCTTCAAAGTAGAGATCAAAGTTGACTATCTTGCTTATTTTGATAAAAAAGCTGAGGTTTCCCAGATTACTGCAAAAATTAATCACACTTTTGATGGTTCTTTTGAACTCAAGCTGTATGCACAATCTGATGCTACAGATCCAGTGACTTTACGAGCTCTCCAGATTATAGAAGAAACCATACGCTTCAAAGCTGGAGGAAACACAAGACCTAACTCTCTCGTAAATATTATTGCTTCACTTAACAATGGAATGGTACAATTTCCAGCTATCCCGGAGAGCCAAGCAGAGGTAGAGAATCTCTTTTTTTTCATTGAAGGAAATGAAATGGTAAAGGCTATCGTCAATGAAGAAAAGGATCAACTTCTTATTTCTTTCTTGCTTCCATCTATCGAATCTCGTGATCGTTATCGTTTAATTGATGAGGCTACACAATTGCTTTCGTCGTATGCCTCTGTAAACATCGTACCTGCTTCTAAGACAAAAGAAACTCTTCTCTCTCTTTCGGCCATGATGCTTTATAATCGTTTGGTGCGGGCAGGGCATCCTCTTCCTTTGGAAGACATTAACGAGGCTCTTGTTCCATCTCTTGCATATACGAACGTGGAAACGTATGAGGAGCAACTCCAGTTCCTCTCCAGGGCAATGAACATTCTTGAGCAGCGTTTCCAAATCTCTTCTTTTCTTTCGAAGTATGACATTTTTTATGCTCTTTCTCCCCTCCTCTGGAAGGAAGTCCCTATACCAGGAAACGAGATCCAACTTTTTAAAAAGCATGGTGTTACGGGGCTTACCAAACTCTTTACCGATGTTGAAAAATCAATTTTGAGAAACCAACTTGTAAGCCTGGGGCTTATAGTCCTTATTGTGGTAATTTTGAACACAATAACCTTTCATTCTCTGCTCGAGGGATTGCTTTCTCTTCTTCCGATAATTTTTACGATTCTGGTCAATTTTGCCATTATGGGAGCATTTCGTATACCCATGGACTTTATTACGGTAACAATTGCTGCTATAGCCGTAGGTGCCGGGATAGACTATACGATTCATTTCCTCTCACGCTATCTCCATGAGATTCGACAGGGCAAAAACTATGAGGAAGCCTTTTACGACACTTTTCGAACAACAGGTAAGGGTATCATTTTTAACTCGCTTTCGGTGGGACTGGGATTTGCGGTTTTGATGTTCTCAAGTATTGTTCCACTGCGAAGCTTTGGCCTGCTTATGGCTGTAACGATGCTGGTAAGTGCCTCCTCAGCCTTGACCCTGTTACCTGTTTCTCTTCTGTTATTACGAAAAGCGCTCAAACTTGATCATTATTGTGATATACAAAATACACACTAAAGGAGGAATACCATGACGAAGAAGACAGGGATTTTTCTTATGTTGATGGTATGGACAGAATGTGCTCTGTCGCTCACTGGTCAGGAAGTCCTGGACAAAATTGAAGCTAATCTCTCTGCCCCCGTAGATCAAACAGCTCTCTGTGAGATTACGCTTGGGAAGATAGGTGGTAATTTGGAAGAGAAGCGAACCATGCGTATCTGGAGTGCAGGAAAGGAAAAGCGAGTAATCCGTTTCCTCTCCCCCTCATCAGTAAAAAACATCACTTTGTTGGTTCGAGGAAGTGATTCAATGTACATTTATCTCCCGGCTTACAAAAAGATTCGTCGTATTCAGGGTACTACACGGGATCAGAATTTTCAAGGGACGGATTTTTCGTACAGGGAGATAGGAAGCTATGAATATTCCAAAGATTACCACAGTAGTGTGAAACAAGAGTCTGAAAACGAAATTCTTCTGGAACTGGTAAGAAAACAAGATAGCGATGCTCCTTACACAAGGATTCTGATGACTGTTGACAAAACAGTCTATCTCCCGGTAAAGCTACAGATGTATGATGCCCAGGGGCTCAAGAAAGTACTCACCATTTTGCAACGAGAGAAAAAAGAGTACTGGATTCTCTCAAAAGTTCGTATGGAAGATGTAAAACGCCACCATTATACCGAAATCACTCTCAAGGAAGTAGTATTCAATAGTGGCTTGGAAAAGAAAAACATCTTCACCGAGCGCTTCATCCAGGCGGAATAAAGAAAAGGAGGGAAAGTATGAAAAGGTTTTTGGTTTATGTAGGGATGGGTTTGCCTCTTCTGGTTTTTGGTACTACGGACATCTCACTCGATGTAGAGGCTATGTTGGCAACAGGCGTTACCAACGGAAATATATACCTTATGCCTCTTAAAAATCGTCTTGGACTTCACAATAAACTCGGTGAAAACATACATGCTGTCGCCGGTATCAACTTTTTATACAATCCCCTTGAGGAAAAATCGACAATGACTAACAAGGAGAGTGTTTTTCCTTTTACCTGGCATATTGATGAAGCATACCTCAAGATAAACCATTTTCTTTGGGAGCCTATTGATCTTGTTGCGGGAAAACAGCGAATAAGCTGGGGCAAGGCTGACAAGATAAACCCCACTGATCTCTGGAATCCAGTCGTTCTCCAGAATCCTCTCGATCTTGCCCAGAAAGAGGCGAGTCTTGCTCTCAATCTTATCTGCTATCTTCCGTGGGGAGAAAGCACGGCCTTGAACTTCATCTGGGAGCCTGTTGTCTCTCGATCGGTTCTGCCTTCTTTCCTCTACGAAAAGCGTCTCGACACGATGATAAACCAGAGTGTTTCAAACGTGAGTTCTTTTACTATAGAAGCTCCGTGGGAGGTTTCTCTTCAACTTCCAGCTTATCATCTTTCCAACAGTAGTTTTGGAGGAAGATTCCAAACCTCTCTTATTGGTTTTGATATGTCAACTTCTCTGGTATATCGATATAACGATGTACCATATATCCAAGAAATCTTTCTCTCAAGCACAGTAACCGGATTTCCTTTGCAAACCAATTTGACTATGGAAAGCCGTAGTTATAAGATGGGATACTATCGGGAAGCAATATGGGGTTTTGATGTAGCCAAGGATTTTGGTTTTGTAAACAGTTGGTTCGAAGCGACTATAACCTGGCCAGAAACACAACAAACCATTGTTTACGATTCTCGCACTATCAGTATCGGAATAACTACGGTTACTACCAATAGCACCAATGTTCTGGAAAAAGCGTATATCAAATATGTCTTGGGAATGGAGAAAAACTTCTCAAGCGGATGGTATATCAACCTTCAGTATGCCAAAGGGCTCCTCGCTGAACGTGGAGAAGACATGGAACATCCTCAGGATTACCTCATCTCGAGAGTGGAGAAGACGCTCTTGAATGATGCATGGAAGATTGCCATAACTAGTATTTTTAATACAGAAGATTTTGGTAAAAGCCTTGGAGAACAAAATATCTGGAAATCCCTTGCCGATACCTCGGCATGGGCACTTCAAGGGGAGGTTTCCTTTTCTCCGATAGTTGGTGTAACCCTCTCGACAGGAATATCTCTCATCGACGGAAAGGGAAATTCAACCCTCTCACTCTTTGAAGACATGGATATGGTCTACTTCCAGTTCAAAACAAGCTTTTAAATATGCTATGGGGTACTGCTAAGCAGTGCCCCTTTTTTTGGCCCGTTGCGTCAAATAAAAAAGTACTCGAAATTCGAATCATTGCCTCATAAAAAAAAGTACTCAAAAATTCCATACAGTTTCCTCCAACTTTTTGTTTTCTGCCTTTTTTTTCTTTTGAAGGCTGTAAAGTTTTCTCTGGCAAGCTGTAATTTTTTGTCTTAGGTGAAACAAATCGAGAGCCTTATAAAGCCTTGTTAGCTCTTTTGTGCCTCACTTACATAAGAGCTTTCTAAAAGCCGCTGGTAGGGAGTTTTAATATCATCATGCTTCTTTTGCAACTTGCTTCCGATTCTCTTTTTCTCTGTCATTTTCATAACCGGTTGAAAAAAGTTGGCATAAAGCCTGAGATACGCATAGAGTCGGTTCAAGTAGTAGACTTCTTCCTCGGTATCGTAGCGGAAGTATCCAACATTCTGGCGGACTATGGAATAGTTTTTCTGCTCAACGTAGCAGTTATCATTGGAACGGGAGTTTCTCCCCTTGTAAATTTTATCTGGTGCTTCTCACACCAATCCGCAGAGGATGATTAATAAATTCAGCACGGTATCAGAATCAATTCCCCGTAACTCAAAGGAAGTCTTCTTTGGACTTTTTCTATGGCTTCTCTTACCCATTTTGAAGCTTTGTTTTGATTGCCACAAGCTCTGTCCAACCGCTCCAAACATCCACCATATTTAATGTTTGAGCAAAATCTCCCAACTATTTCCTCCCTCATGGGCAACCAGATCAATCTCCATAAAACCAGGGCAATTTTCATCCCACTCTGCCCACGTGCGTATAGCTATTTGTTGCTTTAACAACGTTCCAGGCTTTGTACCTTTTCGTCCTTTTATCTCAAGCTTTTTACGCTCATGTTTCAAAAGTCGGTCAATACTTGAAGCACTTATATGGCGCAAGTTTTCTATAGCCTGTGGAGAACCGTGGAGATGTCCGTTTGCTAAGAGATTATCTAAAACTTCATTTAAAATTGGCTTTAAACGTTTGCCACACATGTAGTTTTCAATTTCCCAGACCTGTTTTAGCATTTTTAGTTCCTCTTCGCCGAATTTTTTCTTTCTGCCAGGTCTTTTGCCCTTCTTGGCTATGTCGGCTTTAAGGTAATTTTTCTTGCCTACATAGATGGTTTTTCCGTGCTGCCTCAAGAGCCTGGCGGCATAGTTTCGGTTTTTTAAACCTGTTATCCTCACAAAGTAATCCAGTATCTCCATTTTTTCCTTTTTGCTGGCTTTTTGATACTCTGCTTCGACAAGCTCAGCATATCATTTCGCCGTTTCCCTGTAAATAGGTCTTTTTTCAGACCTCGTTAACCCAATTCCTGTTGGCGAGCCTGTCGAGCCACGGTTGGCGAGCTTGTCGAGCTATGAACTGGATTATTTTACACAAATTTAAAGTACTTTTTTATTTTGAAGCAACGTTCCCTTTTCGAGTACTTTTATTATGAAGCAATTCGTTTGGTTGACTTTTTCGAAAACCTCCATTATAATACTTTGTATGCTTCGGAAAAAGATTGTCTGTAGCTGGCTAACTTTTTTTCTGTTAGCTACTTGTCAACATTCCACCCTACCCCCATCCGAATACAGGGGATGGGGAAACTCTCCTCTTGTTCTTGTGAGAGAGGGGTGGCTGCGAGGGAAAGTCGAACCCTCAGGGGTTTATAGTTTTAAGGGGATACCGTATGCCTCTCCCCCTCTCAAAAACCTTCGGTGGAAAGCCCCCCGTCCCCATCCAGGATGGGAA
This sequence is a window from Thermospira aquatica. Protein-coding genes within it:
- a CDS encoding outer membrane lipoprotein-sorting protein; its protein translation is MTKKTGIFLMLMVWTECALSLTGQEVLDKIEANLSAPVDQTALCEITLGKIGGNLEEKRTMRIWSAGKEKRVIRFLSPSSVKNITLLVRGSDSMYIYLPAYKKIRRIQGTTRDQNFQGTDFSYREIGSYEYSKDYHSSVKQESENEILLELVRKQDSDAPYTRILMTVDKTVYLPVKLQMYDAQGLKKVLTILQREKKEYWILSKVRMEDVKRHHYTEITLKEVVFNSGLEKKNIFTERFIQAE
- a CDS encoding TetR/AcrR family transcriptional regulator, translating into MGKAPLAPKEKILQTAVELFAKKGFDGTSVDEIAHLAQVNKAMIYYYFSSKDELLSFIIRKSIHDFNSIIDRMDLKSCHTLLEMIRRFVSAGIQYIDENTQLIKIFQRESMNSQSRWELSIIHTIGTIFERVEQIIRQRYQNICDIGMVEQIIVINLIIGYLNIRDKLSSEESHDQEIKEIVKERYIEKVSQMIYSMISQGEGKNHE
- a CDS encoding efflux RND transporter permease subunit, with translation MSKLWRWIILHPGWMIGISLLLFTVLAMGIAKVYLDNDILHWFSPQSKIGNLNYHVNEIFENSNPLIIMLELPSPVLLKENLVHIRELSLLGKQEEGISSVYSITEIEDIQGSEDEMIISRLFPDDILSMPSYDTTTNIILSRESFRSLLSKDGYATAIILAIEPSVRADIVSRRVKKLVNDYLANHCPDWKIYHGGTPNMLNSISQMVIKDLSFLVPLVSVVVLVVLLVSFRSLKGTFLPLSTVLIATGSAMGIMGYLGMPLTTFGVAIPVVLIAVGNAYGIHVVNEYYEKVRILPPSEALYEALRRTFLPVLMSAITTFGGFLSIAFANEMLAAKNFGIISAFGVLLSLIFTFLWLPAWICIFPKGKANLGNLNHENEEGIFSSVAELVFRYRIPVLGIFIVIGIVALYFLFKVEIKVDYLAYFDKKAEVSQITAKINHTFDGSFELKLYAQSDATDPVTLRALQIIEETIRFKAGGNTRPNSLVNIIASLNNGMVQFPAIPESQAEVENLFFFIEGNEMVKAIVNEEKDQLLISFLLPSIESRDRYRLIDEATQLLSSYASVNIVPASKTKETLLSLSAMMLYNRLVRAGHPLPLEDINEALVPSLAYTNVETYEEQLQFLSRAMNILEQRFQISSFLSKYDIFYALSPLLWKEVPIPGNEIQLFKKHGVTGLTKLFTDVEKSILRNQLVSLGLIVLIVVILNTITFHSLLEGLLSLLPIIFTILVNFAIMGAFRIPMDFITVTIAAIAVGAGIDYTIHFLSRYLHEIRQGKNYEEAFYDTFRTTGKGIIFNSLSVGLGFAVLMFSSIVPLRSFGLLMAVTMLVSASSALTLLPVSLLLLRKALKLDHYCDIQNTH